From Gottschalkiaceae bacterium SANA:
CATGGAAGAGGGAATATTGAAATAATTCCGCATAGAGAATATAGTGGTATCAAGGAATGAATGGAGGAAAATATGCGAATTTCAGGAATCGATCATATGGTGATTACAACAGAGAACGCAGAGGTATGCATTGCATTTTATACAGAGATTTTAGGAATGGAATTGGATTGTAGCAAAGGTAGAATTGCATTTCGTTTTGGCAATCAAAAGATCAATGTGCATCGGCGAAAAGCAGAATATTTGCCTGCTTCCAAGAATCCGACGGTGGGAAGTGTGGACCTGTGTATAATCGCGGAGGGTTCAATAGAAGAGATTCAAACCGAGCTAAAAAACAAGGGTGCTGTATTGGAAACTGGCATTGTCTTCAGAA
This genomic window contains:
- a CDS encoding VOC family protein encodes the protein MRISGIDHMVITTENAEVCIAFYTEILGMELDCSKGRIAFRFGNQKINVHRRKAEYLPASKNPTVGSVDLCIIAEGSIEEIQTELKNKGAVLETGIVFRNGAKGKMSSIYLRDPDGNLIEIGVYPEG